In Planctobacterium marinum, the DNA window TTAATTCAAAAGCGGTTAAATGTTGACTTTCGAATTGTTTTGCTACCCTATCCCCCACCGCCAGGATTTCATCGCGAAATTGCAGTATCGGTGTTTTTTGACGCAGCCAAGGCGCAACTCGCCATTCTTTAAACCATTGATTTATAGGTTTCGAGATTTTGCTATCCCGAGGACGAAAACGCCTGGAGAAGCCACCAAAAGTCACTAACACCTCAGCACCATCAGGAAGATAGACCACATTTTCTAACGTTAAGGAGTCAGGTTGGCGCAATGAAATGACGCCCGCGTCTGCTGGCAACGCTATATTCGACTCCCCTTGTGTATTAATTTTTAACAGCCATTGCCCTTCTGGTATAGCCTGCGATTGTCCGAATAAATAGAGCTCATTGTCATAGCGACAACACTGCCACTGTCCCCATTTAACTACTGGCTGTGCGTCTTCTCTGGCATTCATGCAGTCATCAATAATACGCTTTAGCACGTTTTGCGACGGTTGCCCGGCCTCCTTAAGACTAATCCAGTGTTTCAGTACTTGTTTTTGCCAGGGCAGAGATAAGCGTTTCAGTTCTTTTACATTGAGACAGCCACGGGCAGTGCTCAACCGCTGAAACTTATTAACCACAGATTCCCGTAGCAGGCCATTTTGTTCTTGGATATGAGACATTGAGCGGCTTATGGTTTTTCCCATTTCTGGCCAACGCTGTTTTATCAATGGCAGCACTTGATTACGCAAAAAGTTGCGGTCATAGTCGCTATTATCGTTAGACTCGTCTTCTACCCAGCTTAATCCTTGCTGCCTGGCATACTGTTCAACCTCACCTCGAGTGGCATGCAAAAGAGGACGAAGTAACCTCGTACCATATTGATTAACCGAGTTTTGCGCCATGCCAGATAATCCTTCAGGACCCGCCCCTCGCAATAATTGAATCAGAAAAGTTTCCACCTGGTCATTCTGGTGTTGGCCCAACAGAACTAAGCAATGCTCAGAGGCCACTTCAGCTATTGCTGCATAACGGGCTTCTCTGGCCGCAGCTTCCACGCCTTTACCTTTCGTATCAACTGCCACACATTTTACCGTCAGAGGCACTTGCAAGTGCTCACAAGTCTGAATGCAATGCTGCTGCCATTGTCCGGCATTGGCACTGAGATTATGGTTAACATGAATTGCACTCACCGGGATCTGATTATTCCCGGCAAATTCAGCGGCGAGAACCAACAATACCGTTGAATCCACACCACCGCTATAGGCCACCAGAATCTCACTCACTTCCGTGTTATCAGAATTGAAATAAGCACCAGTGATGGCATCAAAATGACGGGTCAAATGATCAATAGTATTGTTGTCGCCAGGATTCATGGTTTCAGCAGAAAATAAAAAGCCGCATTACTGCGGCTTAGTGTACCTTGAAAAGTAATTTAGCAATAACCGAAAGACATCAGACGCTGATAACGCTCTTCCAATAATGCTTCTTTGGATAAACTAGTTAATTGCGCTAACTGTTGTTTGAGCGTCGCTTTCAGGTTAGCCGCCATCGTATCGTAATCGCGATGGGCGCCACCTTGAGGTTCGTTAATAATGGTATTAATCAGCCCCAACTCTTTAATTTGAGGCGCTGATACTCCCATTGCCTCAGCGGCCAGAGGCGCATTCTCTGCACTCTTCCACAAAATTGAGGCACAGCCCTCTGGTGAAATTACCGAGTAAGTACTGAACTGCAGCATATTGACTCTGTCGCCTACACCGATGGCCAATGCGCCACCAGAACCGCCCTCACCAATAACAGTACAGATGATTGGTGTTTTAAGATCCGCCATCACTTTCAGGTTTTTAGCAATGGCCTCACTTTGACCGCGCTCTTCCGCACCAACCCCCGGATAGGCTCCAGGAGTATCGATAAAAGTGATGATAGGCAACTTAAAGCGCTCCGCCATTTCCATTAAACGTAAGGCTTTGCGATATCCTTCTGGTTTTGGCATACCGAAGTTGCGCTTGATTTTTTCATGCGTATCCCGCCCCTTCTGATGACCGATAACCATCACAGGGATACCATCAATCTTGGCCACACCACCGATAATGGCTTTGTCGTCAGCATAAGCACGATCACCACAAAGCTCATCAAAATCAGTAAAGATTCGAGGAATATAATCTAGCGTGTAGGGTCGCATCGGATGGCGAGCCAACTGAGAAACTTGCCAGGCACCTAGACCGGAAAAGATTTTTCGCGTTAACTCAGAGCTTTTCTCTCGTAACCGGTTAATCTCTTCTTCCAGGCTAACATCAAATTCTCCGCCTTGATTAACGGATTTTAGCTCTTCGATTTTAGCCTCAAGTTCAGCAATCGGTTGCTCAAAATCAAGGAAGTGTAAGCTCATTTAAATACCTAATAATAACTACGTGTGTTTGTTGTTGGATGCCAGTCTGTTACTTTAAATGACTTAATGAAAAACCATTTCGACTTTCTCTGCACCCAGCAGATTCTTTACTTCGTATAGTAACTCATCTTGCGGCGATAAGTACCATTCTGCTCCTAAAGATATACAGGCCTGTGCATCTTCATGATTATACTTAAGTTGCACCGGGCAAATCCCCCCCTTAAACGGCGTCATTACCTGTTGCAATTTGGCAATGCCGGCTTCATCGCACCACGGGGCGTCGACTTCCAACATCAGGTGTTTTAGCTGTTTTTCGCGCGCCTGAATAATATCTTGAGCATGACGGACCGTGATTGTATTGCCCCCGGAGAAATCATCAAAGCTGACCTGTCCGGAAAGTACCAAAACTTTATCGGTTTGCAGCATTTCTTCGTATTCTTCAAACATATCGGGGAAGAAACGCGCATCCATTCGAGCACTCTGATCATCAAGGGTTACAATGGCCCAACGCCGGCCCTTTTTATTAACCATAACACGAACCCCAATCACCAGCCCAACCACTTTTGCTACTGAGTCTCGGTCACCGGGTTTAGCATCCACCAAACGGCCTTTACAATAGTGCTGTAACTCTGCCCGATACTGATTGATGGGGTGACCTGTAAGATATAGACCCAAGGTTTCTTTTTCACCATCCAACCATTGTTTTTCCGGCCACTCGGGAACATTAACAAAGGCGTTATTAACCTCTTCTGGTTCACTGGTCAACAAACCGAACATATCAGCTTGTCCATAAGACTCGGCTTTGGCATGCTGTTCAGCGGCTGCCATAGCTTCTGGTAAGGTAGCCATCAACGAGGCGCGATGCGGACCTAACTCGTCCAAAGCTCCCGACAGGATAAGTTTCTCCATCACCCGCTTGTTAATCTTCTTCAGGTCAACCTTGGCGCAAAAATCAAAAATATCAGTAAAGTAGCCTTGTTCTTCTCGCGCCTTAATGATGGCTTCAATAGGGCCTTCACCCACACCTTTTACCGCACCGATACCATAAATAATGGTGCCTTCCTGATTTACCGTAAACTTGTACTTGCCCGAGTTAACATCTGGTGGAGAGATTTTAATGCCCATACGGTTACACTCATCCACCAAGGTCACAATTTTATCGGTGTTATCCATATCGGCCGACATTACTGCTGCCATAAACTCGGAAGGATAATGGGCCTTCAGCCACAGAGTTTGATAGGAAACCAGCGCATAAGCAGCCGAGTGAGATTTGTTAAAACCATAACCTGCGAACTTTTCCACCAGATCGAAGATTTTCATGGCCAGCTCAGGATCAATACCGTTATTCTTGGCACCATCTTCAAATGAGGCCCTTTGCTTGGCCATTTCTTCCGGCTTTTTCTTACCCATGGCTCGACGTAACAAGTCAGCGCCACCAAGGCTATAACCAGACATCTCCTGAGCAATCTGCATTACCTGTTCCTGGTACAGGATAATGCCATAGGTGGGCTCTAATATTTCTTGCAGACACTCGTGTTGATATTGCGCATCAGGGTAGGAGATCTCTTCCCTGCCGTGCTTGCGGTCAATGAAGTTATCTACCATGCCCGATTGTAATGGCCCCGGACGGAATAAAGCCACCAATGCAATGATATCTTCAAAAGTATCAGGCTGAAGACGATTAATGAGGTCTTTCATGCCTCGAGATTCCAGCTGGAATACCGCCGTGGTCTCGGCACGCATCAACATGGCAAAACTTTCTTTGTCATCTAGCGGTATTGCGGAAATGTCCACCTCATCACCCGAGCGCTCTTTCACCATATCCAGCGCCCACTGAATTATGGTTAATGTACGTAACCCGAGAAAGTCAAACTTAACCAGCCCTGCTGTCTCTACATCATTTTTATCGAACTGAGTAACGGGAAATTTGCCCTCTTCATCGCAATATAGCGGAGCAAAATCAGTGATCTTGGTTGGAGAAATTACCACGCCTCCGGCGTGTTTACCGGCATTGCGCACGACCCCTTCCAGGATGCGGCACATATCAATGAGGTCTTTCACTTCCTCATCTTCGTCGTAAGCTTCCTGTAAACGCGGCTCCACGTCAAAAGCTTTGGCAAGCGTCATACCAGGATCACCTGGGATCAATTTCGAGATGCGATCTACAAAGCCATAGGGATGACCTAATACTCGACCGACGTCTCGCACTACTGCTTTAGCAGCCATGGTTCCAAAGGTAATAATTTGCGATACCGCGTCGCGACCGTACATGTCAGCCACGTGGTCGATTACCTCGTCTCGACGGTCCATACAAAAATCAACATCGAAATCCGGCATGGAAACCCGCTCTGGATTTAAGAATCGCTCAAATAGCAAATCGAATTCCAATGGGTCCAGATCAGTAATCTTTAGTGCATAGGCCACCAAAGAACCGGCCCCCGAACCACGTCCCGGCCCCACCGGTATATTGTGATCTTTACTCCACTGAATAAACTCCATCACGATGAGGAAGTAGCCGGGGAAGCCCATCTGATTGATAACTTGTAGTTCTATCTCGAGACGTTCATCGTATTCTGGTCGTTTTTCAACACGGACGTCGGGATTAGGGAAAAGAAACTCCAGGCGTTCTTCCAGGCCCTCTTGCGAGACCTTAACCAGATAATCGGCATCCGAAAGTCCCCCGGTTGGAAACTTAGGCAAGAAATAGGTACCTAATTGCACGGTGACATTACAGCGTTTTGCAATCTCAATGGTATTTTCTATCGCTTCGGGAATATCGCTAAACAGTTCCTGCATTTCCTCCGAAGTGCGCAGGTATTGCTGCTCACTGAAGCGTTTCGGACGACGCGGGTCGTCAAGTGTGTAGCCATCGTGGATACTGACCCGAATATCATGAGCATCAAACTCAGATTCTTTAAGAAAGACAACTTCGTTAGTGGCAACCACTGGCAGCTCTCGCTCTGCAGCAAGCGCCACTGCCGCGTGTAAATAATCTTCTTCGCCGGGCCTGCCAGTGCGTTGTAATTCAATAAAAAAGCTTTCGGGAAAATGCTGTAAATAGAAATCTAATAACTGGTTAATTTGCTTTTGATTATCCTTTTGCAGAGCAAAACCAAGCTCGCCATCTTTGGCTCCAGACAGGACGATAATTCCCTCAGCGTGTTCTGCCAACCAGTGAGCATCAATGACCGCTTTGCCTTGCACAGCCCCTCTCTGATAGGCACGAGAGATTAACAGAGTAATATTTTTATAACCGGCATTGTTGCTGGCTAACAGAGTAGTTCTGAAAATGTCTTCACCGATAAGGGGATTCTGTAGCCAGAAATCACAACCGATAATAGGCTTAATACCGTTACCATGGGCCTGATAATAGTATTTTACCAAGCCACACATATTCATCTGGTCAGTAATTGCCACTGCAGGCATATTGAGCTCTGCAACACGCGAAATGATTTTGGGTACCTTATTCAAACCATCGCACATAGAAAAGTCACTATGTACTCGCAGGTGAACAAAAGCGGCAGAGTTTTCCTGAGTCATTTGATTTCCAAGGTATTATTCGCCAAGCAGGATACGAACCGGTTTAAAACTGCGGCGATGCTCAGTTAATGGCCCGTGTTGCTGCAATTTTTCCAGATGCAGTTTGGTAGGATAGCCTTTGTGCTGCGCAAAACCAAATTCCGGATGGCGGGCATCTAACTCGAGCATTTGTCGGTCCCGAGTCACCTTAGCCAAAATAGAGGCTGCGGATATTTCTGGCACGGTTAAATCCCCTTTCACAATAGCCTCAGCAGGCCAGGACCAGTTCGGTACTTTATTGCCATCCACTTTAACGAAATCTGGCGTAATCGAGAGCGCGGCAACAGCACGTGTCATGGCCAGCATCGTTGCCTGATAAATATTCAGTGTGTCGATTTCTGCGGGTGACGCCTCACCTAGCGCCCAACACAGCGCTTTTTCCTGAATCTCAGGAAACAAGCGATTGCGTTTTGTCTCTGATAATTTTTTCGAGTCAGCCAAACCCTCAATGGGATTTTCCGGATCCAGAATCACCGCGGCAGTCACGACGCTACCCACAAGTGGTCCTCTACCTACTTCATCAACACCTGCAATGCGCATCACGTCCCCTCGATTTTAAGCAATCTGGCAACCGAACTGGCTGCAGTGTCATCGGCATTGCAACGCAGCGTTTGGTGAATGCGGGTAAACTCCGCTTGCAGCTCGGTACAATCAGTGGACATTAATGTGCGAAGCTTGCTGCTGATTAATTCTGGATTAACATCTTTTTGTAGCAGCTCCGGTACCAGCTCTTTGCCCGCTAAAATATTGGGCAGGGCAAAATAAGTCTGCTTATACATAAAGCGCATCATTTGATAAGTCATGCCTTTGAGCTTATAAGCCACCACCATAGGGCGCTTACATAACATGGCTTCTAACGTCGCGGTACCCGACGCCAATAATACGGCATTGGAGGCAATCATCACCTGTTGCGCATGACCAAATACCGTTCGCACTTCAACATTGGGTGCCAAACGCTCCAGGTGAGCATCTATTTCTTCTTTTCTCTGTTTGTTCACCACCGGGATCAGAACCAACAAATCCGGTACATCTTTGGCGAGTAACTCTGCACTTTGCAAAAAAGTTTCAAACAACATTTTTGCCTCACCTGCACGACTCCCCGGCAACATGGCTAACACCTTGCGTTCAGCATCAACATTTAGGTACTCTCTGGCACTTGCGCGATCCACCTGCAAGTGAATTTGGTCGGCGAGCGTATGCCCGACAAACTCACTGGGAATATTGAATTTGTCATAAACTGGTGGTTCAAAAGGGAAGATACAGAATACGTTGTTCGTGGCCCGTGCAATTTTATGCACTCGGCTTTCCCGCCATGCCCAAACGGTAGGACTGACATAATGGATGGTTTTTATGCCCTGCTGCTTGAGCTTCATTTCGAGGGTTAAATTGAAATCCGGCGCATCAACACCAATGAAGACATCGGGAGGATTTTCAGTAAAGTACTGCAATACACTTTTCCGTATATGCAATAATCGACGAATACGCGATAACACCTCTACCAGGCCCATCACCGAAAGCTCTTCCATATCAAATAAAGTCTGACATCCAACAGCCTGCATACGCGGTCCTGCAATGCCTTCGAAAATGGCATTGGGGTATTTTTTACGGAACGCGGAGATAAGTCCCGCAGCCAGGATATCGCCGGAGGTTTCTCCGGCGACGATACCCACTCGAATAGTTTTATTACTCATAGGATTCGCTTGAAACAGCGTTAAATTGGAAATTAGCGAATAAGACCACGCTCGGAGGTCAATAGAAAGTCAACCATCAACTGCACCTCTGCGTGTTCACCAGCCAGTTCGGCAAGTAACTCAATAGCTTCAGTAACTTTGTTACCTTGTCGGTAGATAATACGATAAGCTTGTTTTATCGCTCTAACAGTCTCGGGGCCGAAGCCACGGCGCTTTAAGCCTTCAGAGTTTATGCCATGAGGTTTACCATCGTTACCCAACATCACAAACGGTGGTAAATCTCGCAAAATAATAGCTCCACCGCCAACAAACGCATGAGCGCCGATCTGACAAAACTGATGCAAAGCAGCCATGCCACCCAAAATGGCAAAGTCAGCCACTTTAACATGGCCAGCTAAGGTACAGTTATTAGCGAAAATACATTGATCTCCGATACGCACATCATGTGCAACATGCGCATAAGCCATAAACAGGTTGCCGCTTCCAATAATAGTTTTGCCTTCATCCTGTATGGTGCCACGGTGAACCGTCACACACTCGCGAAATACGTTGTTATCGCCAACGATCAGCTCTGTGGGTTCACCCGCATATTTTTTGTCCTGACAGTCTTCTCCAATGCTGGCAAATTGAAATATGTGGTTGCCTTTACCAATCCTGGAAGGCCCTTTGATAACTACATGTGAATGAATGACACAGTCATCGCCAATGACCACATCAGGTCCAATAACGGTGAATGCACCAATACTGACATTGTTGCCAACGGAAGCAGCTGGATCGATTACGGCGGTGGGATGTATCACGACTTACATCTTCCTCATTGCACACATAAACTCGGCACTACAAGCTTCCTGACCATTGACACTGGCATAGCCTTTAAACTTCCAGATACCACGACGTTCTTTAATAAAATCTACGTCAAAATCCAGTTTATCGCCAGGTGTTACCGGTAGTTTAAAACGCGCTTTGTCAATTCCGGCATAGAGATACAAATCGTCAGTATTGCCCGCACTTTTGAAACCCAAAATTCCAGCTGCCTGAGCCAAGGCTTCCAATATCATCACACCTGGAAAAATAGGCTTGCCAGGGAAGTGCCCCATAAAACAAGGCTCATTAAAGGTGATATTTTTATAGGCTTTGATGCGTTTCCCCACTTCTAGCTCCGTTACTCTATCTACCAGTAACATGGGATAGCGGTGTGGCAATAAGTCCAAAATTTCTTCAATTTCTACACGTTCTATCACGTCAGTCAAACCACTCTTCTCCTAATTCGACTCTCATCATAGAGCAGCTTTTCTATTCTTAGCAACCTGTCTGCTCTATAAGTGGTGTACTTTATTTAAAATGTTTTTCTAGTTGTTTTATTTTTTGTGCCAGGTCGGTGATATTTTTCAAACCAACCATATTCTTTCGCCATTCTTTATTGGTGGTGGCAGGAATACCGGATGAATAGACGCCGGGCTCTTTGATAGACTTTGTTACCATGCTAAAACCGGTGAACGTACAACCATCTACGATATCGATATGACCATTAATACCCACCATGCCTGCGATGACACAGTATTTACCAATGGTAGTGCTCCCTGCGACAACTGAGCAAGCAGCCATAGCCGTATTCTCGCCGATTTCCACGTTGTGGGCAATCTGGCATAGATTATCAATGATAACGCCGTCTTTTAGCACCGTGTCTTCAAGTGCGCCTCTGTCGATTGAGGTATTGGCGCCAATCTCAACCCGATTACCTAAAATAGCTCTGCCTAACTGTGGGATTTTTACCCATTGTCCTGCATCATTGGCATAGCCAAATCCATCGGAGCCTATGACGGCTGAACTCTGCAACAGACAATCTTCACCAATGATGCAATCGTGATAAACACTCACATTTGCCCATAACTTAGTGCCTTTACCAATACGAACACCTCTCCCGATAAAGGATCCGGGGCCAACTTGAACATTGTCACCCAACTCCACATCTGCTTCGATAACGGCATTTGCACCTATCACTACCCCTTGTCCCAATTTGGCACTCGGAGCTATGACTGCGGTACTGTGGATTTCATGTGCAGCCGCAGGTGTGGTATCAAGCATTTGCGCCACCTTGGCAAACCCGAGGTAGGCATTTTTCATCACTAAAGCATTGGTGTTACAAAAACTGACATCCTCTTCACCGATAATAACTGCCGATGCGTTGGTTTCAGACAACTGCGAACGATATTTGGCATTGGCCAAAAAAGATATTTGACCCTGTTTAGCAGAGGCCAGAGTACCAAGAGAGGAGATAACGACTTCGCCATCTCCTCTCAATTCAGCACCGAGTTCTCGTGCTAACTCCGCCAACGTGTAGCTGAGCATCATAGCTTTCTCAAATTAATTAGCAGCAGACTTGTTGATTTCTTCAACAACTTGACGCGAAACGTTGAACTGCTCATCGATATAAGTTACCGCGCCCGCGTTTAAGATTACGTCGTACTCTTCAGCTTGCGCTACTTTATCGATACCTTGTTGAATTAATCCTAAAATGCGGTTGCGCTCTTCATTTTGACGACGCTGGATATTTTGCTGCAACGGCTGTGCTTTCGCAGCGTAGTCTTCGCGTAACTTATTCAGCTCCTGTTCCAGCTCGGTGATTTCCTGCTGGCTCATGGTCGCTGTGTCACGGCGTTGCTTTTCCATCAGGTATTGAAGGTCAGACTCTAATTGTTTGATAGCCTGGATTTCATCCTTGAACTCTTCGTTAATAGTTTGCTGAATCGTCGCAGCCTGTGGCAGGCTTTGAAAAATAGCCTGCACATTGGCAACGCCAATTTTTTGTTGTGCATAGGCACTGGCACTGGTTAATGAAGCGGCTAATGTCATTGCGACGGCTGTTGCTTTTAATGCTTTCACTGAATACTCCTTAAAATTCTTATGCTAATTGTGTAATGCAATCTGATTAAAATGTTTGACCAATATTAAATGAGAAGAACTTCACTTCGTCGCCACTCTGCTCTTTCAGAGCACGAGAGAAACTAAACACCATAGGTCCCATAGGCGACAACCATTGTACCGACAGTCCGTAAGAAGCTCTATAAAGACCTGGGTCTGCGAAATCCAAGAGACACTCTTCACTGAGAGAGTCCAGGCTCAAATCTTTGTAATCATCGTAGACAAATTCCGTATCCCAGACCGTACCAACATCAAGGAAAATACTGCTACGTACTTGAGTATCATACTCCTCACCAATAAACGGCGTAGGTACGATTAACTCAACGCCACCTATCGCTATGGCGTTACCACCGATAGAACGCTCAGTGACAAACAAAGAATCTGACAAAGGCCCATAACCCACCGGGTCGCCATTGGGGTCTGTAAGCGTACCTGTGGTACGTTGAATGGCTCGAGGGCCTACGGTATTATTTTCAAAGCCCCTCAGCGTACCCGCACCACCGGCAGTAAAGTTCTGTGTAAAGGGTAAGAACTGATCCTTGCCATTAATATCGCCATAGCCATTTCCGTATCCAACACGCAGGCGAGTTAGCAATGACCAACGTTGGTCATTGGACAACGGGAAGTAGAAGCGAGTGTTAAACTCAGCTTTGTAGTAATTGGCATCCGAGTTTGGAGTTGTTGCCGATAAAGAGAGCGTCTGATTAGAGCCCGCAGTCGGGAACAGACCACGATTCAAGGTGCTTCTTATCCAGGCAGCGGACAACACAAAGGAATCGTATTTGATGGGTGCATCGGGATCATTGGGATCGATGAACAGGTCGTAGAAACGCTGGGTTTGCTCGTAAGTATTGCGCTGCGCTAGTTCTTCATTCTCATAAGTCACCCCAAAGCGCAAGCGATTGTATTCGTTGATCGGGAAGCCAAAGGTCCCGCCGATACGATAAGTTTTGGTATTGTATTGAACAAGTCCAAAGTCCCCAGCGTCTAATTCGCTATAGGACAATGTGCCACCCAAGCTAATACCATCAATAGTGAAATAAGGGTCGTTGTAGGTAATTGCTGCCTGCTTTTGATAGCGGTTGGTATTTACATTGAAGCCTACCTGTTTGCCCGAGCCGAGAAAGTTATCCTGGGAAACCCCAGCTTGCAGGCTAAGGCCTGTGCGGTCGCCAAAACCGATACCCGCATTAAACGAGCCGGATGGCTGTTCTTTCATACTGAACTCTACGTCCACTTTGTCTTCTTCGCCGGGAATTCTGACGGTTTCAAACTCTACTTCATCCACAAAGTTCAAACGGCGGGAAATATTGGCCTTGGACACTTCCAGAGCTTGATTAGACAAAAAACTACCTTCCATCTGCGTGACTTCGCGGCGCAGTACCTCATCTTTAGTGATGTCATTACCCACAAAGTTGATCCTGCGCACATAAATGCGCTTACCGGGATCCACCCGCATAGTTAGCTTAACCGTATTATCTTCGTCGTTGATATCCGGGATAGTGGTAACCGTGGGATAGGCATAACCAAAGCGGCCAAGGTATTTGCTGATAAATTCTTCGGTGTAGGTCACCAAAGCTTGGTTGTAAAGAGTATCACCGCGCAGAGGCAGCAAGGCACGGATGGTATCACCGTGACCCAACAATTCACCAGTAACTTCCACTTCAGATACGTTGTACTGTTCGCCTTCAGTAACGTTAATTGCAACGTAGATCCCCTCTTTGTCTGGGGTCATAGAAACCTGAGTGGAGTTCACTCTAAACTGCAAGTAACCTCGGTCCAGATAATAGCTTCTGAGGGTTTCCATATCGCCCTCGAGGGTTTGTTTCTGGTATCGCGTTTCGGCCATGATATCCCACCACGCCGGGTCAAAGCCCAATTCAAATCCCTCTAACAATTCGGCGTCGCTGAAGATTTCATTGCCTACAATGTTTATCTGAGCGATTTTTGCAGCTTCACCTTCTTCAAACAAAAATTTCAGGTCCACGCGATTTCGAGGTAAAGGCGTTACAATCGCGGTGACATCAGCATTGTATTTACCAACACTGTAATAGAAGTCTTTTAAGCCACTCTCTAATCCAGTGAGTACGGTACGGTCCAAGGGCTCGCCAATACGGATATTACTGCCATCAAGACTTTCCTGTAACTGCTCGTCTTTGATGTCATCATTACCCTCAAAAATAATATTACTAATGGTTGGACGCTCTTTGACCTGAACTACCAAGGTGTCGCCATCACGCAATACTTTAATACTTTCGAAGTGAGTAGATGAGTAAAGAGACTTTATAACTTGAGCGATACGGAAACCGTTCATGGTGTCGCCCACCTTAACAGGCATATAGGTTAATGCCGCACCCAGAGCTACACGCTGCAGTCCTTCAATTTTGATGTCGTCAATGACAAAATCACTGGCTGAATTTGCATTTACCGAACCGGTCACTACGAAAAATAGCAATGCAAAAAGTGTCTGATTCAACTTCATTTATTTATATTCTTCCTGACTGAAACATATTCAGCATTGTTAAAAAAAGCGCGTGCTTTACAAACGAGTTATATCGTTTACGATTGCCACGGCCATTAGCATAAAAAGCA includes these proteins:
- the bamA gene encoding outer membrane protein assembly factor BamA — encoded protein: MKLNQTLFALLFFVVTGSVNANSASDFVIDDIKIEGLQRVALGAALTYMPVKVGDTMNGFRIAQVIKSLYSSTHFESIKVLRDGDTLVVQVKERPTISNIIFEGNDDIKDEQLQESLDGSNIRIGEPLDRTVLTGLESGLKDFYYSVGKYNADVTAIVTPLPRNRVDLKFLFEEGEAAKIAQINIVGNEIFSDAELLEGFELGFDPAWWDIMAETRYQKQTLEGDMETLRSYYLDRGYLQFRVNSTQVSMTPDKEGIYVAINVTEGEQYNVSEVEVTGELLGHGDTIRALLPLRGDTLYNQALVTYTEEFISKYLGRFGYAYPTVTTIPDINDEDNTVKLTMRVDPGKRIYVRRINFVGNDITKDEVLRREVTQMEGSFLSNQALEVSKANISRRLNFVDEVEFETVRIPGEEDKVDVEFSMKEQPSGSFNAGIGFGDRTGLSLQAGVSQDNFLGSGKQVGFNVNTNRYQKQAAITYNDPYFTIDGISLGGTLSYSELDAGDFGLVQYNTKTYRIGGTFGFPINEYNRLRFGVTYENEELAQRNTYEQTQRFYDLFIDPNDPDAPIKYDSFVLSAAWIRSTLNRGLFPTAGSNQTLSLSATTPNSDANYYKAEFNTRFYFPLSNDQRWSLLTRLRVGYGNGYGDINGKDQFLPFTQNFTAGGAGTLRGFENNTVGPRAIQRTTGTLTDPNGDPVGYGPLSDSLFVTERSIGGNAIAIGGVELIVPTPFIGEEYDTQVRSSIFLDVGTVWDTEFVYDDYKDLSLDSLSEECLLDFADPGLYRASYGLSVQWLSPMGPMVFSFSRALKEQSGDEVKFFSFNIGQTF
- the fabZ gene encoding 3-hydroxyacyl-ACP dehydratase FabZ, producing the protein MTDVIERVEIEEILDLLPHRYPMLLVDRVTELEVGKRIKAYKNITFNEPCFMGHFPGKPIFPGVMILEALAQAAGILGFKSAGNTDDLYLYAGIDKARFKLPVTPGDKLDFDVDFIKERRGIWKFKGYASVNGQEACSAEFMCAMRKM
- the lpxA gene encoding acyl-ACP--UDP-N-acetylglucosamine O-acyltransferase, which produces MIHPTAVIDPAASVGNNVSIGAFTVIGPDVVIGDDCVIHSHVVIKGPSRIGKGNHIFQFASIGEDCQDKKYAGEPTELIVGDNNVFRECVTVHRGTIQDEGKTIIGSGNLFMAYAHVAHDVRIGDQCIFANNCTLAGHVKVADFAILGGMAALHQFCQIGAHAFVGGGAIILRDLPPFVMLGNDGKPHGINSEGLKRRGFGPETVRAIKQAYRIIYRQGNKVTEAIELLAELAGEHAEVQLMVDFLLTSERGLIR
- a CDS encoding OmpH family outer membrane protein, yielding MKALKATAVAMTLAASLTSASAYAQQKIGVANVQAIFQSLPQAATIQQTINEEFKDEIQAIKQLESDLQYLMEKQRRDTATMSQQEITELEQELNKLREDYAAKAQPLQQNIQRRQNEERNRILGLIQQGIDKVAQAEEYDVILNAGAVTYIDEQFNVSRQVVEEINKSAAN
- the lpxD gene encoding UDP-3-O-(3-hydroxymyristoyl)glucosamine N-acyltransferase; its protein translation is MMLSYTLAELARELGAELRGDGEVVISSLGTLASAKQGQISFLANAKYRSQLSETNASAVIIGEEDVSFCNTNALVMKNAYLGFAKVAQMLDTTPAAAHEIHSTAVIAPSAKLGQGVVIGANAVIEADVELGDNVQVGPGSFIGRGVRIGKGTKLWANVSVYHDCIIGEDCLLQSSAVIGSDGFGYANDAGQWVKIPQLGRAILGNRVEIGANTSIDRGALEDTVLKDGVIIDNLCQIAHNVEIGENTAMAACSVVAGSTTIGKYCVIAGMVGINGHIDIVDGCTFTGFSMVTKSIKEPGVYSSGIPATTNKEWRKNMVGLKNITDLAQKIKQLEKHFK